A single genomic interval of Malania oleifera isolate guangnan ecotype guangnan chromosome 13, ASM2987363v1, whole genome shotgun sequence harbors:
- the LOC131145618 gene encoding homeobox-leucine zipper protein ATHB-12-like, producing MERRENERAVLHAVTEHHSVPVGSARKKKKGGNKNKRRFSDEQIRLLETMFEAETKPEPVKKAALARELGLHPRQVAIWFQNKRARWKAKQIEQEYRALCSSYDTLLSHFESLKKEKQSLLTQLQKLSDLLEKPNEENRGRDEDLGMRGGTEGGSGENGNAQYKCEAKQGFSDRGLMTENRAFLCLDEGKGDDKSRRGINGELASHDQDQLQGMEKHMDFSTSPEEWCSAAFSSGGVGIFDHQACPGSSSQWWDFWT from the exons atggagagaagagagaatgagagagcaGTGCTGCATGCGGTAACAGAGCATCACTCTGTTCCTGTGGGTTCAgccaggaagaagaagaagggtgGGAACAAGAACAAGAGGAGGTTCAGTGATGAGCAGATAAGGCTGCTGGAGACGATGTTCGAGGCCGAGACGAAGCCGGAGCCGGTGAAGAAGGCGGCGCTGGCCAGGGAGCTGGGGCTGCACCCCCGCCAGGTCGCCATTTGGTTTCAGAACAAGAGGGCTCGCTGGAAAGCCAAGCAGATTGAGCAGGAGTACAGAGCACTCTGTTCCAGCTATGACACTCTGTTGTCTCACTTTGAGTCCTTGAAGAAAGAAAAGCAGTCCTTGCTCACCCAG TTGCAGAAGCTAAGCGATCTGCTGGAGAAACCCAATGAAGAAAACAGGGGAAGGGATGAAGATTTGGGGATGAGGGGAGGCACAGAGGGGGGTTCAGGTGAAAATGGGAATGCCCAGTACAAGTGTGAAGCAAAGCAGGGCTTCTCGGACAGAGGACTGATGACGGAAAACAGAGCATTCCTCTGTTTGGATGAAGGGAAAGGTGATGACAAGAGCAGAAGAGGCATTAACGGAGAGTTGGCATCTCATGATCAAGACCAGCTTCAGGGGATGGAAAAGCACATGGATTTCTCAACCTCCCCTGAAGAATGGTGCAGCGCTGCTTTCAGCTCAGGTGGTGTTGGGATTTTTGATCATCAGGCTTGTCCAGGCAGCAGCTCACAGTGGTGGGATTTCTGGACTTGA